In Leifsonia sp. ZF2019, a genomic segment contains:
- a CDS encoding DUF1345 domain-containing protein, whose amino-acid sequence MTDEVQKGRGLSRARMIVALAAGVAVGVVVGLLDAWHYAVIAGWAGACVVYIVWVWTTVWRLDGAQTRSHATLEDPGRRVTDWLLLFASVASVVAVVYIVVDARHLKGAPQLVVALLAVLSVALSWVLVHTVYTLRYARMYYRKDGGVDFNQKEPPRYSDFAYLAFTLGMTFQVSDTNISSSYIRRAILRHTLLSYLFGSVILATTVNLVAGLT is encoded by the coding sequence GTGACCGACGAAGTGCAGAAGGGCCGCGGGTTGTCGCGCGCGCGGATGATCGTGGCGCTGGCCGCGGGTGTGGCCGTCGGCGTGGTGGTCGGGCTCCTGGACGCCTGGCACTACGCCGTGATCGCGGGCTGGGCGGGCGCGTGCGTCGTCTACATCGTCTGGGTGTGGACGACCGTGTGGCGGCTGGACGGCGCGCAGACGCGCAGCCATGCCACGCTGGAGGACCCGGGCCGGCGGGTGACCGATTGGCTCCTGCTGTTCGCGTCCGTCGCCTCGGTCGTGGCGGTGGTGTACATCGTCGTCGACGCCCGGCACCTGAAGGGCGCGCCGCAGCTGGTGGTGGCGCTGCTCGCGGTGTTGAGTGTGGCGCTCTCGTGGGTGCTCGTGCACACCGTCTACACGTTGCGCTACGCGCGGATGTACTACCGCAAGGACGGCGGCGTCGACTTCAACCAGAAGGAGCCGCCGCGCTACAGCGACTTCGCGTACCTGGCGTTCACGCTCGGGATGACCTTCCAGGTCTCGGACACGAACATCAGCAGCTCGTACATCCGGCGTGCGATCCTGCGGCACACGCTGCTCTCCTACCTGTTCGGCTCGGTCATCCTGGCGACGACGGTGAACCTGGTGGCGGGGCTCACCTGA
- a CDS encoding DUF4118 domain-containing protein — protein sequence MPRGRLRVMLGAAPGVGKTYAMLEEGKRLQGLGKDVVVAVVETHGRAATAAMLDGLEVVPRRVVEHRGVQLTELDLEAVLARAPQLALVDELAHTDAPGSPHAKRWEDVDAMLDAGIDVMSTVNIQHIESLNDVVEQITGVQQRETIPDAVLRRADVIEVVDLAPQALRDRLTEGAVYPASRIDAALSNYFRLGNLTALRELALLWLADEVDSALQKYRAEHGIAGKWEARERVVVALTGGPEGETLLRRGARIAARSAGGELLAVHVTSEDGLRTGAPGTLAAQRALVEQLGGSYHQVVGSDIPRALVEFARGENATQLVIGVSRRSRLAALLTGPGIGSTVIRESGDIDVHIVSHSRAGGRFSLPRPTGGLTVRRRVLGFALALVGGPLLTLLLTSVRSGESMTADVLSYQLLVVIVALVGGIWPALFAALLSGLTLDFFFVDPLYTITISEPLHLLALVLYVVIAALVSLVVDQAARRTRAAQRATAEAELLATIAGGVIRGQDALQALITRTREAFGLTGVRLLDGDDVVSIDGEPADSAHTQRLPVGTRGTLELSGRDLAASDRRLLGAIVAQLDAALEHRDLAATASELGPLAEADRVRSALLAAVGHDLRRPLAAATAAVTTLRQTDLALSDEDREDLLETAEDSLDGLATLVTNLLDVSRVQAGVLGVSLAPTELDDVISPAFDELGVGPAEVELDIAPDLPALVADGVLLQRVVVNLVGNALRYSPPDRLPVLAASAFAGMVQVRVIDHGPGIPGERREAVFLPFQRLGDTDNDTGIGLGLALSKGFVEGMGGTLDAEDTPGGGLTMVVSLPAATEEEPA from the coding sequence ATGCCACGTGGTCGCCTGCGGGTGATGCTCGGCGCGGCGCCGGGCGTCGGCAAGACGTACGCGATGCTCGAGGAGGGCAAGCGCCTGCAGGGGCTCGGCAAAGACGTCGTGGTCGCGGTCGTGGAGACGCACGGTCGCGCTGCCACCGCCGCGATGCTCGACGGGCTCGAGGTCGTCCCCCGCCGGGTCGTCGAGCACCGCGGCGTTCAGCTGACCGAGCTCGACCTGGAGGCGGTGCTCGCGCGGGCCCCGCAGCTGGCCCTGGTCGACGAGCTCGCCCACACCGACGCCCCCGGGTCGCCGCACGCGAAGCGGTGGGAGGACGTCGACGCGATGCTGGACGCGGGCATCGATGTGATGTCGACGGTCAACATCCAGCACATCGAATCGCTGAACGATGTGGTCGAGCAGATCACCGGCGTACAGCAGCGGGAGACCATCCCGGACGCCGTGCTGCGCCGGGCCGACGTGATCGAGGTGGTCGACCTCGCCCCGCAGGCGCTGCGCGACCGGCTCACCGAGGGAGCCGTCTACCCGGCGTCGCGCATCGACGCGGCGCTGTCCAACTACTTCCGGCTCGGCAACCTCACCGCCCTGCGCGAGCTCGCGCTGCTCTGGCTGGCGGACGAGGTGGACAGCGCGCTGCAGAAGTACCGCGCCGAGCACGGCATCGCCGGCAAATGGGAGGCGCGCGAGCGCGTGGTCGTCGCCCTCACCGGCGGCCCGGAGGGCGAGACCCTGCTGCGTCGTGGCGCACGCATCGCCGCGCGGTCGGCGGGCGGCGAGCTGCTCGCCGTCCATGTCACGAGCGAGGACGGCCTCCGCACCGGCGCCCCCGGCACCCTGGCGGCGCAGCGTGCGCTGGTCGAGCAGCTCGGCGGCAGCTACCACCAGGTCGTCGGCAGTGACATCCCGCGCGCCCTGGTCGAGTTCGCCCGGGGCGAGAACGCCACCCAGCTCGTCATCGGCGTCTCACGGCGCAGCCGGCTCGCGGCGCTCCTCACCGGCCCCGGAATCGGCTCGACCGTCATCCGCGAGTCGGGCGACATCGACGTGCACATCGTGTCCCACTCCCGCGCCGGCGGACGGTTCTCGCTGCCGCGCCCGACGGGTGGCCTCACCGTGCGCCGACGCGTCCTGGGTTTCGCGCTGGCGCTGGTCGGCGGCCCCCTGCTCACCCTCCTCCTCACGAGCGTGCGCTCCGGCGAGTCGATGACGGCGGACGTCCTCAGCTATCAGCTTCTCGTGGTCATCGTCGCGCTCGTCGGAGGCATCTGGCCCGCCCTGTTCGCCGCCCTGCTTTCGGGCTTGACGCTCGACTTCTTCTTCGTCGACCCCCTCTACACGATCACGATCAGCGAGCCGCTGCACCTGCTCGCCCTCGTGCTCTATGTCGTGATCGCCGCTCTGGTCAGCCTCGTGGTCGACCAGGCCGCGCGACGCACCCGGGCGGCTCAGCGCGCGACCGCCGAGGCGGAACTGCTGGCGACGATCGCGGGCGGGGTCATCCGCGGACAGGACGCCCTGCAGGCGCTCATCACCCGCACCAGGGAGGCGTTCGGTCTCACCGGGGTACGCCTGCTCGACGGCGACGACGTCGTCTCGATCGACGGGGAGCCGGCGGACTCCGCGCACACGCAGCGCCTCCCGGTCGGTACCCGGGGCACTCTCGAGCTCTCGGGGCGCGACCTGGCCGCGAGCGACCGGAGGCTGCTCGGAGCCATCGTGGCTCAGCTCGACGCGGCGTTGGAGCACCGGGACCTCGCTGCGACCGCCTCGGAGCTGGGCCCGCTCGCCGAGGCGGACCGCGTGCGCAGCGCGCTCCTCGCCGCCGTCGGCCACGACCTCCGCCGCCCCCTCGCCGCCGCCACGGCCGCGGTCACCACCCTGCGCCAGACGGATCTCGCCCTGAGCGACGAGGATCGGGAGGACCTCCTCGAGACCGCGGAGGACAGCCTCGACGGCCTGGCGACGCTCGTCACCAACCTGCTCGACGTGAGCCGCGTGCAGGCAGGGGTGCTGGGCGTCTCCCTCGCTCCGACGGAGCTCGACGATGTGATCTCGCCGGCGTTCGACGAGCTCGGCGTCGGCCCGGCGGAGGTCGAGCTCGACATCGCTCCCGACCTTCCCGCGCTCGTCGCGGACGGCGTGCTGCTGCAGCGCGTCGTCGTGAACCTGGTGGGGAACGCCCTGCGCTACAGCCCGCCGGACCGTCTCCCGGTGCTGGCCGCGAGCGCGTTCGCCGGAATGGTGCAGGTGCGCGTGATCGACCACGGTCCCGGCATCCCCGGCGAGCGGAGGGAGGCGGTCTTCCTGCCGTTCCAGCGCCTCGGGGATACGGACAACGACACGGGCATCGGCCTCGGCCTGGCCCTCTCCAAGGGCTTCGTGGAGGGGATGGGCGGAACGCTCGACGCCGAGGACACGCCCGGCGGTGGACTGACCATGGTGGTGTCGCTGCCCGCGGCGACGGAGGAGGAGCCTGCGTGA
- a CDS encoding Nif3-like dinuclear metal center hexameric protein, which yields MQHTLRSVRETVEGLWPLSGAEGWDAPGLLSGDPAAPVERILLAVDVVAATVDEAVEGRIDLLLAHHPLLLRGVTSVAEDRYKGALLARLIRGGCALIAAHTNADVVAAGTSAVLAARLGLIDAVPIAPAADGVTGIGRVGTLPQPTTLGALAREIAGVLPPTAGGVRAAGDYHQPVSRVAVCGGAGDSLLGEDAVRSADVYITADLRHHPASEAREQAVLGGGPALLDVSHWASEWLWLEVAAEQLRAALPGVEVLVSELRTDPWDFAILQ from the coding sequence GTGCAGCACACCCTCCGTTCCGTCCGCGAGACCGTCGAGGGCCTGTGGCCGCTCTCCGGAGCCGAGGGCTGGGACGCCCCCGGGCTGCTGTCGGGCGACCCGGCCGCCCCGGTCGAGCGCATCCTGCTCGCCGTCGACGTGGTCGCCGCGACCGTCGACGAAGCCGTCGAGGGCCGAATCGACCTGCTTCTCGCGCACCACCCGCTGCTGCTGCGCGGGGTCACGAGCGTCGCGGAGGACCGGTACAAGGGAGCGCTGCTCGCCCGGCTCATCCGCGGCGGCTGCGCCCTGATCGCCGCGCACACCAACGCCGACGTCGTCGCCGCCGGCACCAGCGCCGTCCTCGCCGCGCGCCTCGGGCTCATCGACGCCGTCCCGATCGCCCCCGCAGCCGACGGCGTGACGGGCATCGGGCGCGTCGGCACCCTGCCGCAGCCGACCACGCTCGGTGCGCTCGCCCGCGAGATCGCCGGCGTCCTCCCTCCCACCGCCGGGGGAGTGCGCGCCGCGGGGGACTACCACCAGCCCGTCTCCCGCGTCGCGGTGTGCGGAGGGGCGGGGGACTCCCTGCTCGGTGAAGACGCCGTCCGCTCCGCCGACGTCTACATCACGGCCGACCTGCGCCACCATCCCGCCTCGGAGGCGCGCGAGCAAGCGGTGCTCGGCGGTGGCCCCGCCCTGCTCGACGTCTCGCACTGGGCGAGCGAGTGGCTGTGGCTCGAGGTCGCGGCCGAGCAGCTGCGCGCCGCCCTCCCGGGCGTGGAGGTCCTGGTCAGCGAGCTGCGCACCGACCCCTGGGACTTCGCCATCCTGCAGTGA
- a CDS encoding thymidylate synthase, with product MSETIPTPYEDLLRDVLANGSRKSDRTGTGTRSVFGRQLRFDLAEGFPLITTKRVHFKSIAYELLWFLRGESNVGWLRENGVTIWDEWADERGELGPVYGVQWRSWPAPDGSHIDQIAQVIDQLRRDPDSRRIIVSAWNVADIPNMALAPCHAFFQFYVADGRLSCQLYQRSADMFLGVPFNIASYALLTLMVAQQVGLEPGEFVWTGGDVHIYDNHVEQVEEQLSRDPYPAPRLRFTRTPDSIFDYRYEDFVVDDYQHHPAIRAAVAV from the coding sequence ATGAGCGAGACGATCCCGACCCCGTACGAAGACCTGCTGCGCGACGTCCTCGCGAACGGCAGCCGCAAGTCGGACCGCACCGGCACCGGCACGCGCAGCGTGTTCGGCCGCCAGCTGCGCTTCGACCTCGCCGAGGGCTTCCCCCTCATCACCACCAAGCGGGTCCACTTCAAGTCGATCGCGTACGAGCTCCTCTGGTTCCTGCGCGGGGAGAGCAATGTCGGCTGGCTGCGCGAGAACGGCGTCACCATCTGGGACGAGTGGGCCGACGAGCGCGGTGAGCTCGGACCGGTCTACGGCGTCCAGTGGCGCTCCTGGCCGGCGCCCGATGGCTCGCACATCGACCAGATCGCGCAGGTGATCGACCAGCTGCGCCGCGACCCCGACTCACGCCGGATCATCGTCTCCGCCTGGAACGTCGCCGACATCCCGAACATGGCGCTCGCCCCCTGCCACGCGTTCTTCCAGTTCTACGTCGCCGACGGCCGGCTCTCCTGCCAGCTCTACCAGCGCAGCGCGGACATGTTCCTCGGTGTCCCGTTCAACATCGCGAGCTACGCCCTCCTGACCCTGATGGTCGCTCAGCAGGTCGGCCTCGAGCCCGGCGAGTTCGTCTGGACCGGCGGCGACGTGCACATCTACGACAACCATGTCGAGCAGGTGGAGGAGCAGCTCTCGCGCGACCCGTACCCCGCGCCGCGCCTCCGCTTCACCCGCACGCCCGACAGCATCTTCGACTACCGCTATGAGGACTTCGTCGTCGATGACTATCAGCACCACCCGGCGATCCGCGCCGCGGTGGCCGTCTGA
- a CDS encoding zinc ribbon domain-containing protein, which yields MKASPADQNELLRLQSADTRLAQLDHAVATLPQTKELSALQPEVEALRARWIAATGELEDARTELKRVESDVELVEARIKRDNDRVQQTASVKDVQALEAELASLAKRQGDLEEIELTVMERVDGLEKALAAVEAERAELGSRVEALEAARDAEAEKIAAQRTALAADRATIAGALPADLVALYERQRARYGLGAALLQRGVSLGSNVKLTESDLAEIRRAAADDVVLCPDSSAILIRNEESGL from the coding sequence GTGAAAGCCAGCCCCGCCGACCAGAACGAACTCCTGCGCCTGCAGTCCGCCGACACCCGCCTCGCACAGCTCGACCATGCGGTCGCCACCCTGCCGCAGACGAAGGAGCTCAGCGCCCTGCAGCCCGAGGTCGAGGCCCTGCGCGCACGCTGGATCGCCGCGACCGGCGAGCTGGAGGACGCCCGCACCGAGCTGAAGCGGGTCGAGTCCGATGTCGAGCTGGTGGAGGCGCGGATCAAACGCGACAACGACCGCGTGCAGCAGACCGCCTCCGTCAAGGACGTCCAGGCGCTCGAGGCCGAGCTCGCCTCCCTCGCGAAGCGACAGGGCGACCTCGAGGAGATCGAGCTGACCGTGATGGAGCGCGTCGACGGTCTCGAGAAGGCGCTCGCCGCGGTCGAGGCGGAGCGCGCGGAGCTCGGTTCGCGCGTGGAGGCGCTCGAGGCGGCACGCGACGCGGAAGCCGAGAAGATCGCGGCGCAGCGCACGGCGCTCGCCGCCGACCGCGCCACCATCGCCGGCGCGCTCCCTGCCGACCTGGTCGCGCTCTACGAACGCCAGCGCGCCCGCTACGGGCTCGGCGCCGCCCTGCTGCAGCGCGGTGTCTCTCTCGGATCCAACGTGAAGCTGACCGAGTCCGACCTCGCCGAGATCCGCCGCGCGGCCGCCGACGACGTCGTCCTGTGCCCCGACAGCAGCGCCATCCTCATCCGCAACGAGGAGTCCGGTCTCTGA
- a CDS encoding purine-cytosine permease family protein, producing METGPGAERHSDDELATALEREVARITSAIPVVGTAAVPDAESEPEPERDAEEDDDWIGPPTQAISFEDLPVRRQMEGPQPTFSAWVGAAARPVPSPQPEPPAPAPPSRAEPLSFVPPELALRDSQPLPLLAEGPEPEPETEPEPETEPEPAAGPAPPVVPRIALAPALPDLPGTGPVVTHELGPIDATSARIDTDLHDDADDVHSTAPSPVASPRVALDETVLSGAEPVPAPLFEPEEADLEPSAVDRRVGRAARMFWLWFAGTSSLISIGVGATLFTLGLSLRQLLVATLVGVALSFLPLGLGTLAGKWSGQPTMVVSRATFGLRGNAIPAILALLTKLFWGAVLLWLAGTAAGSLAVSWGGAADRATPTAVALLAAILIAGLVAYFGYALVARVQLLLTIASAALISVMIAGTWRHVDLVRALAVPDALWTHVVTGAVLVFSYLGLAWAMSSAEVARYQRPTSSGGAAMLWATFGAGVPPFVLVSYGGLLAASHPGLADRLASDPVSGFVALGLPGWFPVPLLLAVGLSLISALVLTMYSAGFTLDALGVRLGRRWSTVVAGGPIALAGIVLALTVTDLDSVIRGVPTALSVPVAAWTGLFAAETMLRERRFHQPSLLATGGVYPDWRWVNLGMLFVASAVGLGLVSSDLPWLAWEGYLFRLLGIDPEAGIGTSNIGVVVALVLGLVTPLVAGIPAVRRQEQGVA from the coding sequence ATGGAGACGGGTCCGGGCGCGGAACGGCACAGCGACGACGAGCTCGCCACTGCCCTGGAGCGCGAGGTCGCACGGATCACCTCCGCGATCCCTGTCGTGGGCACGGCCGCGGTGCCAGATGCGGAGTCGGAGCCGGAGCCGGAGCGCGACGCTGAGGAGGACGACGACTGGATCGGTCCGCCGACGCAGGCGATCAGCTTCGAGGATCTGCCGGTGCGGCGGCAGATGGAGGGTCCGCAGCCGACCTTCAGCGCCTGGGTGGGGGCGGCGGCGCGACCCGTGCCGTCTCCGCAGCCCGAGCCCCCTGCGCCCGCTCCTCCCTCGCGCGCCGAACCCCTGTCGTTCGTGCCCCCCGAGCTGGCGCTGCGCGACTCGCAGCCGCTCCCGCTCCTGGCGGAGGGGCCCGAGCCCGAGCCAGAGACCGAGCCCGAGCCAGAGACCGAGCCCGAGCCGGCAGCCGGCCCCGCGCCGCCCGTCGTCCCGAGGATCGCGCTGGCACCGGCCCTGCCCGACCTTCCGGGCACCGGTCCGGTCGTCACGCACGAGCTCGGCCCGATCGATGCGACGTCCGCACGCATCGACACCGACCTGCACGACGACGCCGATGACGTGCACAGTACGGCGCCGTCGCCGGTCGCGTCGCCGCGGGTGGCGCTCGACGAGACGGTCCTCTCCGGCGCCGAGCCGGTCCCCGCGCCGCTCTTCGAGCCGGAGGAGGCCGACCTCGAGCCGTCGGCGGTCGACCGGCGGGTGGGGCGCGCGGCACGGATGTTCTGGCTCTGGTTCGCGGGCACCTCCTCCCTCATCTCGATCGGAGTCGGCGCGACGCTGTTCACCCTCGGGCTCAGCCTGCGGCAGCTGCTGGTGGCGACCCTCGTCGGGGTGGCGCTGTCGTTCCTGCCGCTCGGGCTCGGCACGCTCGCGGGCAAGTGGAGCGGCCAGCCGACGATGGTGGTCTCCCGGGCGACATTCGGGCTCCGGGGAAACGCCATCCCCGCGATCCTCGCCCTGCTGACCAAGCTGTTCTGGGGCGCCGTGCTGCTCTGGCTGGCGGGGACGGCGGCCGGCTCGCTCGCGGTGTCGTGGGGCGGAGCGGCCGACCGCGCGACGCCGACAGCGGTCGCTCTGCTGGCCGCGATCCTGATCGCCGGTCTCGTCGCGTACTTCGGCTACGCACTCGTCGCGCGGGTGCAGCTCCTCCTCACCATCGCCTCCGCGGCGCTGATCTCGGTGATGATCGCCGGCACGTGGCGGCACGTCGACCTCGTCAGGGCTCTCGCCGTCCCCGACGCGCTGTGGACGCACGTCGTGACGGGCGCCGTGCTGGTGTTCAGCTACCTCGGGCTCGCCTGGGCGATGAGCAGCGCGGAGGTGGCACGCTACCAACGACCGACCTCGTCCGGGGGCGCCGCGATGCTGTGGGCGACCTTCGGGGCCGGGGTGCCTCCGTTCGTCCTGGTGTCGTACGGCGGCCTTCTCGCGGCCTCTCACCCCGGGCTCGCCGACCGGCTCGCGAGCGACCCGGTCTCGGGCTTCGTCGCCCTCGGCCTCCCCGGCTGGTTCCCGGTCCCGCTGCTCCTCGCCGTCGGGCTGAGCCTGATCTCGGCGCTGGTGCTCACGATGTACTCGGCGGGTTTCACGCTCGACGCGCTCGGCGTCCGGCTCGGCCGGCGGTGGAGCACGGTCGTCGCGGGCGGTCCGATCGCGCTCGCCGGGATCGTCCTGGCCCTCACGGTCACCGACCTGGACAGCGTCATCCGCGGCGTGCCGACCGCCCTCTCCGTGCCCGTCGCCGCGTGGACGGGTCTCTTCGCGGCGGAGACCATGCTGCGCGAGCGCCGCTTCCACCAGCCGTCGCTGCTGGCGACCGGCGGGGTGTACCCCGACTGGCGCTGGGTGAACCTGGGAATGCTGTTCGTGGCGTCGGCCGTCGGGCTGGGGCTCGTGAGTTCCGACCTGCCCTGGCTCGCATGGGAGGGCTACCTCTTCCGGCTGCTCGGCATCGACCCGGAGGCCGGCATCGGCACCAGCAACATCGGTGTCGTCGTCGCGCTCGTGCTGGGGCTGGTGACGCCGCTCGTGGCGGGCATCCCGGCCGTCCGGCGCCAGGAGCAGGGCGTCGCCTGA
- a CDS encoding response regulator has protein sequence MKILIADDDRQILRALRILLTARGYDVLTASTGAEALSEAVEHHPDLVMLDLGMPELNGIEVIEGLRGWSTVPILVVSGRTGSADKVDALDAGADDYVTKPFAADELLARIRALTRRQTGAPDEPVVTFGAISVDLAAHQVTRTTVDGVEHVRLTPTEWAILEVLVRNPRRLVTRQALLTQVWGPQYTSDTGYLRLYLAQLRKKLEPEPSRPRYLLTEPGMGYRFSPDAD, from the coding sequence GTGAAGATCCTGATCGCCGACGACGACCGGCAGATCCTCCGCGCCCTGCGCATCCTGCTGACCGCACGCGGATACGACGTGCTCACCGCGAGCACCGGCGCCGAGGCGCTGTCGGAGGCCGTCGAGCACCATCCGGACCTCGTCATGCTCGATCTCGGGATGCCCGAGCTCAACGGCATCGAGGTCATCGAGGGGCTGCGCGGATGGTCGACCGTGCCCATCCTGGTCGTCTCCGGTCGCACCGGCTCGGCCGACAAGGTGGACGCGCTCGACGCCGGCGCCGACGACTACGTGACGAAGCCGTTCGCCGCCGACGAGCTGCTCGCCCGCATCCGGGCGCTGACGCGCCGCCAGACCGGCGCGCCGGACGAGCCGGTGGTGACCTTCGGTGCGATCAGCGTCGACCTCGCCGCCCACCAGGTCACGCGGACGACCGTGGACGGCGTGGAGCATGTGCGGCTCACGCCGACCGAGTGGGCCATCCTCGAGGTGCTCGTGCGCAACCCGCGCCGTCTGGTGACCCGCCAGGCACTGCTCACCCAGGTGTGGGGGCCGCAGTACACGAGCGACACCGGGTACCTGCGCCTGTACCTCGCTCAGCTGCGCAAGAAGCTGGAGCCGGAGCCCTCCCGTCCGCGGTACCTGCTCACCGAACCGGGGATGGGCTACCGGTTCTCCCCCGACGCAGACTGA
- a CDS encoding dihydrofolate reductase — translation MSVALIWAEAHDRIIGADGGIPWRLPEDMRHFRAQTSGSPVVMGRRTWDSLPERFRPLPGRTNIVVTRRADWSAPGAEVAHSIEDALAAAGDADTVWVMGGAQLYTAALPLADRVEVTEVDLAVDGDTRAPQLGDGWTAEHGEWLTSADGLRYRFVRYLR, via the coding sequence GTGTCGGTCGCGCTCATCTGGGCGGAGGCCCACGACCGCATCATCGGCGCCGACGGCGGCATCCCGTGGCGCCTCCCGGAGGACATGCGGCACTTCCGCGCCCAGACCTCGGGCTCCCCCGTGGTCATGGGTCGCCGCACCTGGGACTCCCTGCCGGAGCGGTTCCGCCCGCTGCCGGGCCGCACCAACATCGTCGTCACCCGCCGAGCGGACTGGTCGGCTCCGGGCGCAGAGGTCGCGCACAGCATCGAGGACGCGCTCGCGGCGGCCGGCGACGCCGACACCGTCTGGGTGATGGGCGGCGCGCAGCTCTACACCGCCGCGCTCCCGCTCGCCGACCGCGTCGAGGTGACCGAAGTCGACCTCGCCGTCGACGGCGATACGCGTGCCCCCCAGCTGGGCGATGGCTGGACGGCCGAGCACGGCGAGTGGCTCACCTCCGCCGACGGACTGCGCTACCGCTTCGTGCGCTACCTCAGGTGA